TTCGATGTCCTGACCTGCGTCGGGATATACGTCGACGGAGGCGAAGGAAGTGTGTCGCCGTCCGCTGGAGTCGAAGGGCGAAATGCGGATCAGGCGATGGGTCCCTTTTTCACCTTTGAGCTGGCCGTAGGCATAGGGTCCGTGAATGTGCAGGGTCACGCTCTTGATGCCCGCCTCGTCGCCGGGGAGGAGGTCCAAAAGCTCGACCTTGAAGCCCGCGCGCTCGGAGAAGCGGCGGTACATGCGCAGCAGCATTTCGGCCCAGTCCTGGGACTCGGTGCCTCCCGCGCCGGGATGGATTTCGAGGATGGCCTCGCTCACATCCTCCGGATCGCTGAGCAGGGTCCGCATCTGGGCGGCTTCGAGCTTGGCGCTCATTTCCTCCAGGGCTTCCTCCAGGGCCTGCAGCATCTCCTGGGTCTGTTCGGCGGCGGCCATCTCGACCCATTCCAGCGCGTTGTCCCTGGCTTGCAGGAGGGCTTCCCATTCATCGACCCGGCTCTCAAGCTGGGTCTTCTCCTGCAGCACCGGGGTCAGCAGTTCGGGTTTGTCCCAGGCTCCGGGCGCTGAGATCTGCTTTTCGATCTCATTCAGGCGTTCCTTGTTCCTGCGCAGGTCAAAGCCGCCTCCAGAAGTCGGTGAAACGTTCGTCCAATTGCGCGGCCCGGGCTTTGAGTTCTGAATATTGCAGCATGATGTTCTCGATTACGTGTGATTTTTTCGACCTGTCCACCAAAGAAACCCGAGGAGGGCAGACGCCAGCATGGGAAAGGTCATGTGAATGAAAAAGAAATGTTCGTGGTAAAAGGTCGTCTCTGTCAAGAGCGGTATGGCCGGGTCGTGCGCGATCTTGGCCGTGAAGAGGGCTGTTGGCCCGCGCAGGCTGCCATCGGGGCCGATAAAGGCGCTCACCCCGGAGTTGGTGGCGCGGATAATGGCCCGGTTCTGTTCCACGGCGCGCAGGATGGAGAGATGCAGGTGTTGCCACGGCGCCGACGAGCGGCCGAACCATGCGTCGTTGCTGATATTGACGAGCACGTTGGCCCCGAGTTCGACTTGCTTCTGGGCCAGTTCCGGAAAGATCGCTTCATAGCAGATAAGAAGGCCCATGGCCAGCGGGCCGGTTTTGAGCGGCTCGGTATTGCGGCCGGGCTTGAATTCGAATTGTCCGGGCACCAGCTTGGTGATGAAGGGCAGCCATTTGCCCAGAGGCACGTATTCGCCGAAAGGGACAAGGTGCTCCTTGTCGTAAAAGGCCAGGGACTCCCCGTTCGCGTTCAGCAGATAGGCGCGGTTGTGCAGGACATACTGGGGCGCGCCGGGTTCCCGGGGAATGGAGTAGGCGGGCGCTCCGGCCAGGACCGGCACCTGCATCCGCGACACGCCCAGGCGCATGCCCGTGGTCAGGTCGGAAGGGTCCTGGAAATAGAAGGGCATGGCTGTTTCCGGCCAGACGACAAGATCCGGCGCGTTTTCGGCGACGGCTTTGAACGAAAGGTCGAGGTAGGTCCCGAGGATGCCCGCCTGCATGCCCTCATCCCATTTGAGGCCTTGATCGATATTGCCTTGGATCATGGATACCGAGGCCGTGGCCGCCGGGACTTGGGGGGTGCGCGTCAGCGCGGGCAGCAGGCACAGGCCGGCCAGGGGCAGCACGGCCAGACGCGCAAAACCCCTGCCAAGGACAAGGCAATGGCTCATGCCGACCAGCAGCGCGGACAGCCCGAAGCCGCCGATCCAGGCGGCCAGGCCCAGGGTTTGAGGCCAGGGCGCCATGGCCTGGGCCAGGGTCAGCCATGAGAAGCCGGTCAGGAAATGGTTGCGGAGCAGTTCCAGGCTGGCCCACAAAAGGCCCGAGGCGAGCATGGCCAAAAGATGGGAGATCCGGAGCCTGATCAGGTGCAGGCCCATGCAGAACAGGCCTGCGTAGGCGGCAAGCAGGGCGCCGATCAGGACCGGGCAGGGCAGGGCCAGCGCCCAGGGCAGTCCGCCGTGATCGTGGACGGGGATGGCCAGCCAGTAAAGGCTGGCGGCATAGCCGGGTAGCGCGGTCAGAAATCCGTTCTTGAAGGCCTGGGCAAAGCTTTGAGCCCGCAGCGTCGTCAGGATGAGCGCCGCGGGCAGAAGCAGGATGGCCAAAGGAAAGTGCAGAATCGGGTTGGCGAAGCCGAACCAGGCCCCAACCAGGGCCATGCCCATGGGGCCAAAACGGTGCAAAGAATCAGGACGCTGGTTTGGAGACAATAACCCACTGGATCTGTTTGACATCGGCTTCCTTGATGAGAAACGTGTAGCCCTGCAGCTCCAGGGATTCGTCGGTCTCGGGAACACGGCCGAGCTGTTCGCTGATATAACCGCCCACAGTTTCGACCTGCTCGGATTCCAGCAGGATGCCGCATTCCTCGTGCAAGTCCTCGAGGATGGTCCGTCCGGAAACGAGGAACGAACCGTCGTCTATGGGCTGGATGTCCTCGGGGCGTATGGGATCGTATTCATCCTCGATGTCGCCGACGATTTCTTCCAGAACGTCTTCCAGCGTGACCAGGCCCGCCGTTCCACCGTACTCGTCCAGTACAATGGCCATGTGCTGTTTGTTGCTCTGGAAATCAAGCAGGATGTTTTTGACGTTCTTGGTTTCCGGGATGAAATATGGCGGCCGCAGGACGGAAGCTAGGTCCGTCGGGGCCTCTTCGTCGCCGACAAAAAAGCGCAGCAACTCTTTGCAGTGCAGTACGCCTACGATCTGGTCCTTGGTTTCCTTGTAGATAGGCAGTCGTGAGTGCCCGCTTTCAAAGAATTTTCTGGCGACTTCCGTGATTGTTTCGTCGATTTCGGCACAGACGATGTCTGTACGGGGAATCATGATTTCGTATGCTTGTTTGTCATCAAGCTGCAGGACGTTTAAAAGCATGGACATTTCGTCGTTCTGCAGTTCACCGCCGTCTTTGGCCTCTTGTATGGCTTCTTCCAGATGGCATTCGCCTCTGCGTGAAAAAAAGCGTCGAAGTGTGGTCCAAAGTCGACTGTCAGGGCCCTCGTCCATAGATACGTTGTCCTCCAAAGGAAGGGTTACAGGTTAAAAACGCATGCTCATCTAAACAATTTCCCGTTCCCGGTAAAGCTCCAGATGGCGCTTGAAAACCCAGGTCACCAGATCATCGATGCCGCGTTCGGGATCGATCTTGACCCAGTCGATGGTTTCCGAGCCGTCGGTCGAGCAGCATTCCACGAATTCGTAGCCAAGCATCATGACCCCCAAGGCTGGGTCCTGGACCTTGGTGCGCAGCCTGGCCGCCATGAAGTACGGCGGAAATTCCATGTCGTCTGTCTGTTCAAGCTCCAGGCGCATGAACAGGACCGGATTTTTGGCCACGAAATCATCCAGGCCGTCATAGAGGTGCGGGTCAAAGGATAGTTTGATGCCTCCGCCGGAAAGGTCAAGCACCTTTAATTTGCTGGGGTCTTCACGGACGTAGACGGCCAGCGGGTCGGGCCAGTTTTTCGGGTCGGTTTCAAAATGAAAGCTCCCGTCCTCGGTTGCCGGCCAGATGCGAAAATCTTTAATGTCCTTGGGGGGCAGTTCCAGCCGCAGATGCTTGCGTTTCTGGCCAAGTTCGACCTTGGAGGGGATGCCGAGGATAACATAGGAGATGTCTCCTTTGTTCCATACGCCGGCCACCTGGGAAACGAAAGTATAGTAATAGGGCTGCTTGTTTTCGCGGGGGATGCGGAAATAGCAGACCATGAGTTTGCCTGCCCAGGCATCGGAGGGGCTCACCCCGATGGGCATCTCCAGGGTGATTCCCGTGTCCGCCAGTTCGAAAAGCGTGCACGAAATGGTCTGGCGGGAGGTGGTTATGGGGTGAAAACTCATGTCGATGCGACTGCGCAGGACCATGGCCTGTTCCAGAATGGAGGAGATGTCCCTGGGCACGACGGTGGCTCCGGACTGCCGGTTCCAGGGCGCCCCCCCTCCAAAGCGTTTCCAGATGAGATAGGCAAGAATGACCGCCCCGACGAGAACCGCCGTGGTCACGATGTGGCTTTCTTCAGGCTGGTGTCCGCCGGGATTGAAAAAGGTCAGGGATATCTGCCGTAGCGGATTTTCTGAGGCCTGAAATGAAAACAGGTCGATCATCTTCTGTCTCGCTCAAGGTTGTTCCGGTCGGGTGAATGGCTGCCGCCACGCATGCAGGATTGCCCGGTGAGTGCTTCGCAGCGGCGAAAAAGGGGCCGTGTTTCGGCGCAACGCCGCGCGTCTCTTGTTTACGGTTGCGCAGGCCTTTTTGCATGTCCGGATATGGAAAAAAAAGCAAGAATTGAAGCAATCCGGTTCAGGAATCAAAGGGTTGTGCGCGGTTCACCACGAAAAGCGCATGGGTTCGGGAGCAGCCTAGAGCAGGGCAGGCATTGCTCCGGGGGTGTTTTGGTCCAGCGCTCCGCACTCGAGCAGTTCGTCCAGTTCTTCGAGAAGCCTGCCTTTGTCCCGGGGGAGCCTGCCGGAAAGGGGCAGGATATTGGAGCTGTGATCGGCCCGGAACACCGTTCCGACAAGCTCAAGGCCCAGCAGGATGTCTCGCAGCTCGCGCACGGACTGCTCCTCCGTGAGTTGCCTGAAACGACCATCCGCGATGCTGCGCGCAAGCGCAGTGTCCTTGATGGGAATCAGACGCAGGCAGGACAGCAGGGCGGGCTGCATGGCGTTTAGCGCTTCGGCGGTCTGCCGGGCATGCTGCGCGGACAGTTCCTGCCCGCCGATGCCGATGAGCACCATGACCGACACGGACAGGCCCGCGCTTTGGGCGCGGATGCAGCCCTCGGTCATTTCGCGGACGGTGCCGCCTTTGGCCATGCGGCGAAGAACCTCCGCTGAGCCACTTTCAAGGCCGAGGTAGAGCGTGTGCAGGCCATTCTTGCGCAGTCGGGCCAGGTCCGCATCGCTTTTTCCCGCCAGGGCCTGCCCGGAGGCATAGCAGTTGACCCGTGCGAGTCTTGGAAAAGCCGTGCGTGCCTGCATCAGGATCATTTCCAGCAGCTCGGCGGGAAGGGCCAGCACATCACCATCGGCCAGGAAAATCCGCCGTGCGTCCGGGTGCTGCGCGGCGGCCAGGGCGACGCGCCGGCTTATGGTCGCCGGGTCGTGCACGCGGTAGGGAACGCCCCTGTACATGGCGCAAAAAGCGCAGGAATTGTGCGGGCAGCCATCGGCCACCCGGATGAGCGCGCTGCCGGCTTCCGCCGGAGGGCGAAACATGGTGTGCGCGCCGGTCATGTCTGCCGCAGTCCGGGTAGTGTGCGCAGAAACCGTTCCAAGTCCTGGCGGGAGATGGGCTTGGGCAGGTGCCCGTTCATGCCGGCGGCCATGAAGCGTTCGCTGTCGGAGGAGAATGCGTGGGCGGTCATGGCCGCGATGGGAGTCTCTCCGCCCTCGGATTCGGGCCAGGAGCGGATGATGCGGGTCGCTTCCAATCCGTCCATTTCAGGCATCTGGATGTCCATGAGCACCAGGTCGAAAGATTCTCTGCGCATGAATTCAAGCACTTCCTGCCCGGTTGTGGCCAGGGTGGGCTCGTGGTTCATGGCTTCCAGAAATTTCATGGCGATAAGGCTGTTGACGGGGTTGTCTTCGGCCACAAGCACCTTCAAGGGGGACATGGGCAGCTCTTTTTCGGATTGGATTGGCGGCTCGTGCTTGGGCGGGGGCTGCGTTGCGGGGTACAGCGGCAGGCAAACGGCAAAGAGCGAACCGCGCGGGCTCGATTCAAAGGCGAGGGACCCGCCCAGCAGTACGACAAGCTGCTGGGTGATGCTGAGGCCCAGGCCCGAGCCCTCGAATTTTCGGGTCTGGGTCGAGTCGGCCTGCGCAAAGGGCGCGAACAGGCCGGTCTGGGCCTGGTCGGGAATGCCTACGCCCGTGTCCTCCACCTCGATGTAGATGCGGTGCGCGCCGGATCTGGCTGGAGTCAGGCTGGAAACGCGGATCTCGACCTTGCCCCGCAGGGTGAATTTGACCGCGTTGCCGATGAGGTTGGTCAGGATCTGCCGGATGCGCACGCTGTCTCCGAGCAGGAACGGGGGAACATTCCCGTCGACAGTGCTGCGCAGTGCCAGGCCCCGGTCCAGGACCACGGCCTGGAAGCTGTCCGCCAATTCTTCCATGAGCTCGCGGATGTCGAAAGGCTCTTCCACCACGGGCATGCGAGAGGCTTCCAGCCGGGAGAGGTCAAGAATGTCGTTCAGAAGACGTAGCAGGCTGCGGGAGGAGCGCATGGCCGTTTGCAGATATTTTTGAATGACTACCGGGTCGGAGTTGTCCATGGCCAGCTCAAGCATGCCCATGATTCCGTTCATGGGCGTGCGGATTTCATGGCTCATGTTGGCCAGGAATTGGGTCTTGGCCTGGGTCGCGCTTTCGGCCTGCTCTTTGGCCTGGGACAGCCGCGATTCGGCGATGCGTCTTTCTTCGACTTCCTCGCTCAGCTTGGTGAACGCATCTAGGAGCCCGCGTCGCATTTTTTCCAGTGACGCGGTGACCTGATCCAGCTCGTCGTCGCGGTATCTTTTGCAAAGCGCGATGGGTTGTTCCAGGTTGGCGGGGGAGATGTCGCGGACCCGGGCGGCCAGGGCGTGCAGATGCATGCCCACTTGGCGGTGGAAAAGAAAAAGCAGGGCCGAGGCCAGAAGCAGGGCGACAATGGCCTCGCCAAAAAGAATTTCCAGAAATTCGCGGCCGACCTGATTCCTGATCCCATCCAGCGAGGCCACAAGCACCAGTTTGCCCAGTTCATACGGCTGATCGTTGAAGGAAAAGGTAAGGTCGAATTCTCGTCGTATGGATTTTTTGGCGTCGACACGGCCCGCTGCGGCAATGGTCTTGCCGGATTGGACAATGGTTGCGTGCACGAAGTTCGGCCGTGCGACGAGTCCGTGCAGCTGGATGTCCAGCAACGTGGTGTCGAGTTGCCACAGGCTCGCAGAGATGCTTTTGAGGTCGCCGGAAGTCACCAGGTCCAGGGATTCGTGTACAGCGGCGATGTTGCTCTTGTATTTGAAATGGAGCTGGACGGCGGCCAGGATTGTGCTGGCTACCAGACTCAAAAGTCCCATTGAGATGATCAGGCGCAGGCTGAGGCTGCGGCGGGTAGAAAACATTCGAATCCTTGAAGTAGTGCTCCAACAGGTGGAAACATCGGCCTGACCGGGATGCGTCTCTTCAGAGACGATGCACGCTAGCGTTTCATGTTTTTTTTGACAAGAGCGCAATTTTTGCCCTGCTCTCTCTTTTGCCAACAGGCCTGCGTGCTGGTAAGGCTGCTGGTCATGAAACACGGCATGCGGCTTGGCGACTATCTCGACCTTGAATGGTTCCTGGAAAAGGACAGGATTCTGGCTCCCGGAGAAATCCTGGACCGGGATCGAAAAATCGGTCTGGCGGCCAAGGCCGTGCCTTTGAAGCTGTACGCCGCATACTGGCTGGAACATCGCCGGCGCGCGGACGCCGGGGGGCTGCCTTCGCGTTCGCTACGCTCGGTCCTGGTCGTGCTGCGCCTCGTGTTCGGGGTTGGCGGCCTGCTGGCGGGCATATCCCTGGTGCGTGCGCTGCTCCTGTATTCGGGCGTTCAGCCGGTCAATGTCTCCGTTTTTCTGCTGCTGGCGGTCTTTCCCCAGGCCGGGCTCAGCCTTCTTGCCGCCGGCCTGCTGGCGCTGCGAAAGTTGCGCCGGAACGAATCTCGTATCCCGCTGCGCTTCATGTTTGATCTTTTTTGGCGCAGACCGGCACGCCTTTCGCCCCAGGCCGGATTTGTCCGCGCTCTTTTTCTGCAGCGGGGCTGGCCGGCGCGGATGCTGGGCTGGGAGAGCCTGCGACTTATGCATCTGGGCGGCGTTTGCGTGGCTTTTGGCTCTGCGTCCGGGCTTGCGCTCAGTGTCGCGGTCACGGATCTGGCATTCGGCTGGCAGTCGACCCTGCAGGTCGGAGCGCAGGGCATGCATAGCTTGGTCTCGACTTTGTCCGCGCCGTGGTCCTGGCTGCCTGCGGCGTGGGGGTTGACGCCGACCCTGGTCCAGATCGAGGGCAGCCGCATCATCTTGAAGGATGGCATAGAGGCCCTTGCCAGCGCGGACCTCGTCGCCTGGTGGCCATTTTTGTGCATGTGTCTGCTGGTTTACGCCCTGCTGCCCAGATTTCTCTTGCTGGTGTCGGCCCACTGGATGCTGCGTCGCGTGGAGCAGCGGTTTGTCCATCCTGACCTTGGGCGCATCCTTGATCGCATGCAGGCGCCGCTGCTCGGCTCGGCCAGAGCAGGAGAGACCCCGTCCGCGCCCTTGCCCCTTGGCGTCAAGCCGGTCGCGGGCGCGGAGCAATCCGTCCTGCAGCCCCAGGGCAACGTCGGCTGCGTGCTGGTTTTGCCGCCGGAGCTTGTGGGCCGGATCGGAGATGATCTTCTCTTTGACCTGACCCAGCGGGTCTGTGGGTATCCCGCAGGGCGCATCATTTCCGCCACCCTTGATCCGGATGATATCCGTCAGGTGCTGGACGACAGCGCCGGGCTGGACTGGGTCGGCGGGTTTGAGCGCTTCGTGGTGCTGGTCGAGGCCTGGCAGCCGCCCATCCGGGAGAATCTGCAGGCCCTTACGCTGCTTGGGCAGGCGGACGGGCGGCGTCTGATTCTTGTTTTTTGCGGGCGTCCGTTCGGCGGAAACTGGCTGACCGCCCCTGATGACGCCGAGCGGGAGGTCTGGACCGATGCCGTCGCGCGCCTGGCACCGCTGCGCGTCGATATTTTTGGAGCAAGCACATGAAGTCCATGCCTATTTTTGCCGTTATCGGTCATCCCAACGAAGGAAAATCCTCCGTGGTGGCCACCCTGGTCGAGAATGACCAGATCCGCATCAGCCCTCGGCCGGGCGAGACCGTGGAGTCCATGACCTACCCGGTCAGCATCGACGGACAGGACGTCATCGCCTTCGTGGACACCCCCGGTTTTCAGAACCCCGTGCAGACCCTGGGCTGGATGCGAAAATTCCGGGGGCCGGAAAACGAGGTCTTCGCGGCATTTCTGGCGGAATTCAGGGACGATCCGGGCATGGCTCACGAGTGCGAATTGCTGGCTCCGGTGCGGGACGGGGCCGGGATCATCTATGTGCTCGACGCCTCACGGCCTCTGCGCCAGGTCGATAAGGCCGAGATGGAGATTCTGCGTCTGACCGGCAGGCCGCGCATGGCCATCCTCAACTGCAAGACCGGCGAGGAGCAGTTTCTGGAGGAATGGAAGACCGAGCTGCGCAAGCATTTCAACATGGTACGGACCTTCAACGCCTTGCGCGCGACCTTTGCCGAGCGCATGCGCCTGCTCGAAAGCCTGCGCGCGCTGGAACAGGACTGGGAGGACGCGCTGGGGCTGGTGGTGGATGCCTTTGTGCGCGATTGGCAGCGCAGGAACGCGGAGTGCGCGGCCCTGGTCTGTGATTTCCTGCGACGGGTGCTCGGCATGGTCGAGACGGCGCAGCTTGCCGATCCAGAGCGCAGGTCCGAAGTGGAAGCCCGCCTGGTCACGCGTCTGGAGGAGAGGATCCGGCGGGAGGAGGAGCTGCTGCTCGAGCGGGTTTGCCTGCAGTTTCGCCATGACAGCCGCTCCTTTGTGCTGCCGCAGCAGTCGGTCCTGCGTCAGGATCTTTTTTCCCGCACCACCTGGACTGTTTTCGGCCTGAGCAAGGGCAAGCTCGTGGCCGCGGCCGTAGCCGCCGGGGGCGCGGCGGGAGTTGCGCTGGATCTGGCCACGCTGGGCAGCAGCCTGGGGCTTTTTGCCGCAGTGGGCGGAGCCACCGCCGGCCTCGCGGCCCTGCTACAGGGAGAGCGGCTGGTGCGTGGCAAGGTGCTGGGGCTGGGCATCGGGCGGCGCAGCGTGCAGGTCGGTCCGCTGGACACCGTGCAATGGATCTTTGTTCTGCTGGACCGTTTTCTGCTGCATTACTGGTACGTGATCCACTGGTCCCATGCCTGGCGGGGTGAGGATTTCGTGCCGGCGACCATCGACGAAGGCGGCAAGCAGGGCTTCAGCAGCACCTGGAGCAGGGAGGCGCGCGGCCTTTGCGCAGAGTTTTTCAAGGTCAGCACCGCAGGCGATGACTCCAGGGCCATGACTCTTGAAATGGACCTGCGCCGCTTTCTGGAAGAGGAGCTGGAACGGATGTCCAGGCTTTAGGGGGCTTGCCTGTGCTGCTGGGCGGCCCAGAGGTGCAGGGACAAGACCAGGACGGCGGCAGTCTCGAAGCGCAGGATGTTCGGACCAAGCCCCACCGGGGCAAAGCCGTGCTCCCGGAAAAGATCGGCTTCTTTGAGTTCCAGGCCGCCTTCCGGCCCCAGTACCGCGATGCTGCCCCTGGGATGGGCCAAGAGCGTGGGATCGACGAACCCGTTCTCTTCCTGTTCCCAGCACAGCACCTTGGATCCGAGATCAACGGCGGCGCTGATGACGTCGGCGGGTCCTGCAAAGGTCCGGATTCGGGGCAGCCGGCTCGCGCCGCACTGCTTGGCCGCAGCCGTGAGCTGCCTTTCCCATCCGTCCTTGCCTTCTTGGGGTACTTCGCCCTGGGAGCGGACCGCCTGCCATAGCCAGACCTCCGCCGCGCCGAGTTCCACCGCTTTTTCCAGTAAAAAACCCCGCCGTAGCCCCTTGGACCAGCCCACGGCCAGGATCAGCGGGCAGGCCGGGGCGGGGGCTGTCTGCTCTGACAGGCGCTGGAGGCTGGCGCTTTTCTTGGACAGCTCCCTGATGCAAAAAATTCCCCAACGCCCCCGGCCGTCAAAAAGACGAACCGTTTCCCCTGCCTTGGCGCGCAGCACGCGGGTCAGGTGGTGGAACTCTTCCCCTTCGAGGGAAAAAGGCTCCCGCCACAGGGCGGGAGCCAGATAAAAGGAATTGAGACGCGCCACCTAGACTAGCTTCCTGCGGGCCGTGCCGGAGGTGTAGAAGGGCATGTCCACGTGCACGGCTTCAAGGGTGGTCCGGGGCCCCTTGATCGTAAACGACTCCGTGTCGGCCATGTCCGCGCGCACAAAGGCCATGGCCACGCAGTAGCCGAGGCTGGGCGCGATGGAGCCGCTGGTGACCGTGCCGACCTTCTCCTCGCCTGCATAAACTTCGTCGTAATGGCGGGCGCTGCGGCGGCCGTCGATGCGCAGGCCGATCAGTTTTTCGCGCACGCTGCCAAGGCCTGATTTGCCGATGTACTCGGCCTCGCTCTTGAGCATGCCTCCGTAGCCTGCCTCCATCGGGGTGTGGTCCGTGTCCAGGTCCTGGCCGTAGAGGGGCAGCCCCACCTCAAGGCGCAGGGTGTCGCGCGCGCCAAGGCCTGCCGGGCGGACAGCGTCATCGGCCATCAGCTTTTCCCACAGCACCTCGGCCTTGTCCCAGGGCAGGTAGAATTCGCAGCCTAGTTCGCCCGTGTAGCCCGTACGGCTGACAATGACCTTGAATCCTTCGAAGTCCACTTCACGGAACCCGAAATAGCCAAGGCTGGTCCAGTCCGCGGGCATGATGCGGGCCAGCACATCAAATGATTCCGGTCCCTGCAGGTCGATCTTGGCGATGTCGAAGCTCTGGTTGACCAGGGTCAGGTTTGCCGGGAGGTGGCTTTTGATCCAGGCGAAATCGGAATCGATGCATGCGCCGTTGACCACGAGCATGTATTTTTCCGTGTCCAGCCGGTAGACGATGAGGTCGTCGAGCACGCCGCCCTTTTCATTCAAAAGGAAGCCGTAGCGACACTTCCCCGGAGCAAGCGTGGCCAAGTTGTGGGTCACGACGGTGGCCAGGGCTTCGGTGGCGCCGTGCCCTTCGAGCAGGAACTCTCCCATGTGGGAGATGTCGAAGATGGACGCGTGGGTTCTGGTGTGTTTGTGCTCTTCAAGGATGCCGACATATTGGACAGGCATGTCCCAGCCCGCGAAAGGGACCATTCTGGCCCCGTTGTTCTTGTGCCAGGCATGAAGAGGGGTGGTCAGCAATTCGGACATAGGTGTTTCCCGCTGTTAAATGGTGATGGGATTACGCTTCGGCTTTTGTCTTGCGTATGGCTTTGAGTTCGTCAACCAGAGAGACCAGCTTGCGGTACAGTTTTCTGATCACCATCCCGTTTTCGGTCAGTTGATCTTCTTTTGGGGTCATGTAGGTCTTGATCAGATAGCGGTCGTTGAGCATGGACTCGGAAAAAAAGATGGCCTTTGTGACCAATGGCTCGAAATAATGGGCGAATTCAAATCTGAGATCGGCCAGAACCGCGGTGCTCAGGCGCAGCATTTCCAGGTAGGAGATTTTTTTTCCTTTGTACATGCGGTCCTTCAAGTCTTCGAGTTCTTTGATTTCCCTGGCCTGTTTGATGTAGCTGAACGTGGTCCAGACCTCGTGGTAGAGTTCGTGGTGCTCGCTGAATTCTTCGGCAAGGCTTGGGTCGCCTAGGTATCCGTCCAGCACGCGCACGATCTCGGCATAGAATTCATCCGAATATCCGATCATGCGCCGCTGATGTTTGCTGAGCCACGAGTGCAGGAACTTGAGGCGCTTTTCGTGGGTCTCGGTGTTCTCGACGATGTCATTTTTCTTGTAGACCACCCGGCCGACAAACTCCCCGCGCACGATATCGTTGAGTTTGAGGCTCATGGTGTAGGTGTCTTTAAGCAGGTTGACGGAGGTGCAGACCTCCCCGGTCAGGGGGTGGATGATCTCTTGCCTCCAGACGGACAGGGCGCGGTCCTGGCGGACGTTGTTGGCGTCGAACTTGTGCTGGCGGTAGACTACCCGCAGGATGACGGTGCGCCGCTTGCGGTCGAAGAAGTAGCCTCCTTTGTCCAGATAATCGAGGACATCCATGCCGCGAATTTCCACGGGAACCAGGGCGACTTTCTCCACTCGCGGATAGGCGTGTCCGGATTGCGTACTGAAAATGGAGGTCAGGGTCCGGTCCGATTGGCCAAGAGCCTTGACCAGGAATTTTTCTCCCATCTTGTGCAGTCTTCTGGCAAAAATAGCGGCCGAGGTCTTGCGTTCCGAAGAGATGGGGTAGCCGTACAATTCCATGAGAAACTGGTACACGAATTCGCGGTTGTTTTCGTAAACGAGATTGTCGTTGGGCTTGAATTTGCGGCTTCTGAGCCCGAAACGCTTCAGCTCCGTGTCCAGGTCCGAAGGCAGGGACGCATAGATTCCGGAGAGGTAGAACTGCCCGTCGCAGTCCAGCGAGAGGACATGGGCGCGGTCCATGCGGCTTAAAAAACCGATGAGCAAGGAATAGGAGGAGATGTCGGAGATCTGGTGATCCCTG
This DNA window, taken from Desulfomicrobium sp. ZS1, encodes the following:
- a CDS encoding DUF2868 domain-containing protein encodes the protein MKHGMRLGDYLDLEWFLEKDRILAPGEILDRDRKIGLAAKAVPLKLYAAYWLEHRRRADAGGLPSRSLRSVLVVLRLVFGVGGLLAGISLVRALLLYSGVQPVNVSVFLLLAVFPQAGLSLLAAGLLALRKLRRNESRIPLRFMFDLFWRRPARLSPQAGFVRALFLQRGWPARMLGWESLRLMHLGGVCVAFGSASGLALSVAVTDLAFGWQSTLQVGAQGMHSLVSTLSAPWSWLPAAWGLTPTLVQIEGSRIILKDGIEALASADLVAWWPFLCMCLLVYALLPRFLLLVSAHWMLRRVEQRFVHPDLGRILDRMQAPLLGSARAGETPSAPLPLGVKPVAGAEQSVLQPQGNVGCVLVLPPELVGRIGDDLLFDLTQRVCGYPAGRIISATLDPDDIRQVLDDSAGLDWVGGFERFVVLVEAWQPPIRENLQALTLLGQADGRRLILVFCGRPFGGNWLTAPDDAEREVWTDAVARLAPLRVDIFGAST
- a CDS encoding GTPase/DUF3482 domain-containing protein: MKSMPIFAVIGHPNEGKSSVVATLVENDQIRISPRPGETVESMTYPVSIDGQDVIAFVDTPGFQNPVQTLGWMRKFRGPENEVFAAFLAEFRDDPGMAHECELLAPVRDGAGIIYVLDASRPLRQVDKAEMEILRLTGRPRMAILNCKTGEEQFLEEWKTELRKHFNMVRTFNALRATFAERMRLLESLRALEQDWEDALGLVVDAFVRDWQRRNAECAALVCDFLRRVLGMVETAQLADPERRSEVEARLVTRLEERIRREEELLLERVCLQFRHDSRSFVLPQQSVLRQDLFSRTTWTVFGLSKGKLVAAAVAAGGAAGVALDLATLGSSLGLFAAVGGATAGLAALLQGERLVRGKVLGLGIGRRSVQVGPLDTVQWIFVLLDRFLLHYWYVIHWSHAWRGEDFVPATIDEGGKQGFSSTWSREARGLCAEFFKVSTAGDDSRAMTLEMDLRRFLEEELERMSRL
- a CDS encoding 16S rRNA (uracil(1498)-N(3))-methyltransferase, translating into MARLNSFYLAPALWREPFSLEGEEFHHLTRVLRAKAGETVRLFDGRGRWGIFCIRELSKKSASLQRLSEQTAPAPACPLILAVGWSKGLRRGFLLEKAVELGAAEVWLWQAVRSQGEVPQEGKDGWERQLTAAAKQCGASRLPRIRTFAGPADVISAAVDLGSKVLCWEQEENGFVDPTLLAHPRGSIAVLGPEGGLELKEADLFREHGFAPVGLGPNILRFETAAVLVLSLHLWAAQQHRQAP
- the gcvT gene encoding glycine cleavage system aminomethyltransferase GcvT — protein: MSELLTTPLHAWHKNNGARMVPFAGWDMPVQYVGILEEHKHTRTHASIFDISHMGEFLLEGHGATEALATVVTHNLATLAPGKCRYGFLLNEKGGVLDDLIVYRLDTEKYMLVVNGACIDSDFAWIKSHLPANLTLVNQSFDIAKIDLQGPESFDVLARIMPADWTSLGYFGFREVDFEGFKVIVSRTGYTGELGCEFYLPWDKAEVLWEKLMADDAVRPAGLGARDTLRLEVGLPLYGQDLDTDHTPMEAGYGGMLKSEAEYIGKSGLGSVREKLIGLRIDGRRSARHYDEVYAGEEKVGTVTSGSIAPSLGYCVAMAFVRADMADTESFTIKGPRTTLEAVHVDMPFYTSGTARRKLV